In Ghiorsea bivora, a genomic segment contains:
- the prfB gene encoding peptide chain release factor 2 (programmed frameshift) yields the protein MSVEDLISGFRTRAEDYSSRLDSLRGHFDLDTKVEELKELDARTEDPSLWDNPDEAQKLMQKKTSLERTINGFNKTLNTLEEASMLFEMGMEENDQDSKLEAVAEIDKVQKDIETFELAQMLGGETDAESAFLDINAGSGGTEAQDWAEILLRMYLRWAERKGFKTELIECTAGEEAGIKSATVSIKGEYAYGFLKAEIGVHRLVRKSPFDSGNRRHTSFASVFAFPDIDRDIDIEINPADVRVDTYRASGSGGQHINKTDSAVRMTHEPSGVVVQCQSDRSQHKNREHCWKMLKARLYELEIEKQQAEKQGLEDTKSDIGWGHQIRSYVLDASRIKDLRTGMETSNTQNFLDGDIDDFISAKLMGITREGGASDDE from the exons ATGAGCGTTGAAGATTTAATTTCGGGTTTCAGAACCCGTGCCGAAGATTATAGCAGCCGATTGGATTCGCTGCGG GGTCACTTTGACCTTGATACCAAGGTTGAAGAATTAAAAGAATTAGACGCACGAACCGAAGACCCAAGCCTGTGGGACAACCCCGATGAAGCACAAAAATTGATGCAAAAGAAAACATCCCTAGAGCGCACCATCAATGGTTTCAATAAAACATTAAATACGCTTGAAGAAGCATCGATGCTGTTTGAAATGGGCATGGAAGAAAATGACCAAGACAGTAAACTCGAAGCCGTTGCCGAAATTGATAAAGTACAAAAAGACATTGAGACCTTTGAGTTGGCACAAATGTTGGGCGGCGAAACCGATGCTGAATCCGCATTCCTAGATATCAACGCTGGTTCAGGCGGAACAGAAGCCCAAGATTGGGCAGAGATATTATTGCGTATGTATTTGCGTTGGGCTGAGCGCAAAGGTTTTAAAACTGAATTGATTGAATGCACGGCTGGTGAAGAAGCTGGTATTAAATCTGCCACGGTATCCATCAAAGGTGAATATGCCTATGGTTTCCTCAAAGCTGAAATTGGTGTACATAGGCTTGTTCGCAAGTCTCCTTTTGATTCAGGAAATCGTCGCCATACTTCTTTTGCCTCAGTATTTGCCTTCCCTGACATTGACCGTGATATTGATATTGAAATCAACCCCGCCGACGTGCGTGTAGACACTTACCGTGCATCAGGCTCTGGTGGTCAGCACATCAATAAAACCGATTCCGCAGTACGCATGACCCATGAACCATCGGGCGTAGTTGTACAGTGTCAAAGTGACCGTTCACAGCATAAAAACCGTGAACACTGTTGGAAAATGCTTAAAGCACGTTTGTATGAATTGGAAATTGAAAAGCAACAAGCTGAGAAACAAGGGCTTGAAGATACCAAGTCTGACATTGGTTGGGGGCATCAAATCCGCTCCTATGTACTTGATGCTTCGCGTATTAAAGATTTACGCACAGGCATGGAAACCAGCAACACACAAAACTTTTTAGATGGTGACATTGACGACTTCATCTCTGCAAAACTTATGGGTATTACCCGCGAGGGAGGAGCTTCCGACGATGAGTAA
- a CDS encoding LemA family protein yields MTLGTLALILLGIFVLLVVWIVVMYNRLVSYKNIFKNSFSQIDVQLNRRYDLIPNIVEAAKAYLSHERETLDAVISARNAAASAMKAAKADPSNAQAMQSLLTAESALGGAMLNFNALTEAYPELKANETIAQLQEELTSTENRIAFARQRYNDDVMNYNTQRQLFPDVLIANMFNFGEAVYFELSNPEQAKPIRISL; encoded by the coding sequence ATGACATTAGGCACTTTGGCACTTATTCTTTTAGGCATTTTTGTGTTGCTGGTTGTATGGATTGTGGTGATGTACAATCGTTTGGTGAGTTACAAAAATATTTTTAAAAATAGTTTTTCACAAATTGATGTGCAACTTAACCGTAGGTATGACTTAATTCCGAATATTGTTGAAGCAGCAAAAGCTTATTTAAGCCACGAGCGTGAAACCTTGGATGCAGTGATTTCGGCTAGGAATGCTGCAGCCTCGGCGATGAAAGCTGCCAAGGCTGACCCATCAAACGCACAAGCCATGCAATCTTTGTTGACTGCTGAATCAGCTTTGGGCGGGGCGATGTTAAATTTTAATGCTCTGACAGAGGCTTACCCTGAGCTTAAAGCCAATGAAACCATTGCTCAACTTCAAGAAGAGTTAACATCCACTGAAAATCGCATTGCTTTTGCTAGGCAGCGTTATAATGATGATGTGATGAACTACAATACACAACGGCAATTATTCCCAGACGTGTTGATTGCAAATATGTTTAATTTTGGGGAAGCTGTATATTTTGAACTGAGTAACCCAGAACAGGCAAAACCAATCCGCATTTCTCTGTAA
- a CDS encoding M48 family metallopeptidase, which produces MDFFQYQAAAKRNTFWLYVLFAVAMLTIVVAVYAVVTLSLYLLPLLVRDMAVPTQFWAFDRFVMVSLSTVSLILMGSWYKIRQLKQGGGIAIAQMLGGRRLKASKDPLERQLRNIVEEMAIASGVPTPAVFILEQRGINAFAAGYAFHDTAIAVTRGAMEVLSRDELQGVIAHEFSHILHGDTGLKMQMMGLLHGITMISDVGILMIAGRSSVSYSGRMRGSHPVIMLSGVLFFAVGLLGMLAADMIKAAMSRQREYLADASAVQFTRNPEGIGNALKVIGGYQAGSRLQLPEMQQVSHLFFGEALKVWWKSNWWASHPPLISRIQRIDPRFRGRIAKIDEPSVRAKNQAFAISHFSPPPNAETLQQNVEQVMQSIGEPDAQHLNRAHYLMQQIPEDIHDLLSDTFVAKCMTYFLLLDSNKEISWQQMQMISTLDASQALAEVLRIRSLMPNMRAELKLPILDIVSPQLSELSAEQQCVFLDTLKKLIAANRKVSLFEYLLYQNFLYSFGFKGKKSPNTYIPIARMKAEVEILLDRVCCMNQTNKPRHMKAKALAQIFPNEKVKQGIGKSNLKDVIKALEKLNVCSFEDKKKLLQAIVYCVLSDGLVSTEELETMRLISMMLGCPMPLLYEGINPSQLLN; this is translated from the coding sequence ATGGATTTTTTCCAATACCAAGCTGCTGCCAAACGCAATACATTTTGGTTGTATGTGTTATTTGCAGTGGCGATGTTAACGATTGTGGTCGCTGTATATGCAGTTGTGACATTATCCTTGTATTTATTGCCTTTGTTGGTGCGTGATATGGCGGTACCCACCCAGTTTTGGGCGTTTGACCGATTTGTCATGGTATCACTTAGCACAGTTTCACTTATATTGATGGGTAGTTGGTATAAAATTCGGCAATTAAAACAGGGTGGTGGGATTGCGATAGCCCAGATGTTGGGAGGTAGGCGTTTAAAGGCAAGCAAAGACCCGCTTGAGCGGCAATTACGGAATATTGTTGAAGAAATGGCAATTGCATCGGGTGTGCCTACACCTGCAGTTTTTATTTTAGAGCAACGTGGTATCAATGCGTTTGCGGCGGGTTATGCGTTTCATGATACTGCGATTGCGGTTACACGCGGTGCTATGGAAGTATTAAGTCGAGATGAGTTGCAGGGTGTCATTGCCCATGAATTTAGTCATATTTTACATGGTGACACTGGGCTTAAAATGCAAATGATGGGTTTATTGCATGGTATTACGATGATTTCTGACGTGGGTATTTTGATGATTGCAGGGCGCTCATCGGTGAGTTATTCAGGGCGAATGCGTGGGTCACATCCTGTGATTATGTTATCTGGAGTATTGTTTTTTGCAGTGGGACTGTTGGGGATGTTGGCTGCAGATATGATTAAAGCCGCCATGTCTAGGCAGCGTGAATATTTGGCTGATGCATCGGCTGTGCAGTTTACGCGAAATCCTGAAGGTATTGGCAATGCGCTGAAAGTGATTGGTGGTTATCAAGCAGGCTCACGCTTACAGCTTCCTGAAATGCAACAGGTAAGCCACTTGTTTTTTGGTGAAGCGCTAAAAGTATGGTGGAAAAGCAATTGGTGGGCGAGTCATCCGCCACTTATATCCCGCATTCAACGTATTGACCCAAGGTTTCGTGGGCGTATTGCTAAGATTGATGAGCCTTCTGTACGGGCTAAAAACCAAGCTTTTGCTATTAGCCATTTTTCGCCACCACCCAATGCAGAAACATTGCAACAGAATGTAGAGCAAGTGATGCAGTCTATTGGGGAGCCTGATGCTCAGCATTTAAATCGGGCGCACTATCTTATGCAACAAATACCCGAAGATATTCATGATTTATTAAGTGATACCTTTGTTGCCAAATGTATGACCTACTTCCTTCTCTTGGATAGCAATAAAGAAATATCTTGGCAACAAATGCAAATGATTTCGACTTTGGATGCTTCGCAAGCTTTGGCAGAGGTGTTACGGATTCGAAGCTTGATGCCCAATATGCGAGCTGAACTTAAATTGCCCATTTTAGATATTGTTTCACCCCAACTTTCAGAATTGAGTGCTGAGCAACAGTGTGTGTTTTTAGACACACTGAAAAAGTTGATTGCTGCCAATAGAAAAGTGTCGTTGTTTGAATATTTATTGTATCAAAACTTTTTGTATAGCTTTGGTTTTAAGGGTAAGAAGTCACCCAACACATATATTCCCATTGCGCGGATGAAGGCTGAGGTTGAAATACTGCTTGATAGGGTTTGTTGTATGAATCAAACGAATAAACCTAGGCATATGAAGGCAAAAGCCTTGGCTCAGATATTTCCAAATGAAAAGGTGAAACAGGGTATAGGAAAATCAAACCTTAAAGATGTCATCAAGGCATTGGAAAAACTCAATGTATGTTCTTTTGAGGATAAAAAGAAGTTGTTGCAGGCTATTGTTTATTGTGTGCTTAGTGATGGGCTGGTAAGCACGGAAGAATTAGAAACCATGCGCCTTATTTCGATGATGTTGGGGTGCCCAATGCCTTTGCTTTATGAAGGAATCAACCCGTCACAGCTTCTAAACTAA
- the era gene encoding GTPase Era, producing the protein MSKSLEDMINDVQTFTTDNEDYRCGSVALLGRPNVGKSTLMNKIIGTKVAIVTPKPQTTRHRILGIHSDENEQIVFVDTPGIHKGSQQLNRNMVKVAYTAAEEADVLCIMQDGSKPMDRGTMALIERFADGRLDKPRIHVINKIDQSNKDRLLPRLQEIQQLDPKADAYIPISAKKGSQVPALVKEISKHLPKRQPMYDPEWFTDQSQRQMAAEYVREQVFLSMYQEIPFQTAVDIEDFVDLGDKIEITAVILVATERHKPMVIGKGGELMKHIGIKTREGLEDLLGCKVNLKLWVKVQKDWFDKPGILHELGL; encoded by the coding sequence ATGAGTAAATCTTTAGAAGATATGATTAATGATGTACAAACATTTACCACAGACAATGAAGATTACCGCTGTGGTTCAGTCGCTCTTTTGGGGCGGCCTAATGTTGGTAAATCAACCTTAATGAACAAAATCATTGGTACTAAAGTTGCCATTGTCACACCCAAACCCCAAACCACACGGCATAGAATTCTTGGTATTCACAGTGATGAAAACGAACAAATTGTATTTGTGGATACACCAGGCATTCATAAAGGGTCGCAACAACTCAACCGCAATATGGTGAAAGTGGCATACACAGCTGCTGAAGAAGCCGATGTACTTTGCATTATGCAAGATGGCTCCAAACCCATGGATAGAGGTACGATGGCATTGATTGAGCGTTTTGCTGATGGGCGTTTGGATAAACCACGTATTCATGTCATCAATAAAATTGACCAGTCCAATAAAGATAGACTGCTGCCCCGCTTACAAGAAATTCAACAGCTTGACCCCAAAGCCGATGCTTATATACCTATTTCAGCTAAAAAAGGCTCTCAAGTTCCTGCTTTAGTCAAAGAAATCAGCAAACACTTGCCCAAACGTCAACCCATGTATGATCCTGAATGGTTTACCGACCAATCCCAGCGACAAATGGCTGCAGAATATGTGCGTGAGCAAGTATTTTTATCTATGTACCAAGAAATTCCCTTTCAAACAGCGGTAGACATTGAAGATTTTGTTGATTTGGGTGATAAAATTGAAATCACAGCAGTCATTCTCGTCGCCACAGAACGACATAAACCTATGGTGATTGGTAAAGGTGGCGAATTGATGAAACATATAGGCATCAAAACGCGCGAAGGTTTAGAAGATTTATTGGGCTGTAAAGTAAACCTAAAATTATGGGTTAAAGTCCAAAAAGATTGGTTTGATAAACCCGGTATTTTACACGAACTCGGCTTATAA
- a CDS encoding NAD(P)/FAD-dependent oxidoreductase, with translation MSLAIQSFIDQTKTMQKFDVIIIGAGPAGAMAAIEVAKQGLSVAVLEKLILPRRKVCAGGLVKRAVKLIPSEIKYPIEQQCHTITMKAKHLNMQFVETQKDLVTMVCRSSFDEALIKHASGLGVQVWDNTNVLHITPTQNNIILESNQGVFSSQYLIFAEGAMAKLSNQFWKDNRILLPSLEADVYASDKQLKAHQNAMFDFSVIRGGYAWVFPKGNHLSIGLAVMNKTCKTQLQQAFDGYLQTLGLTGAKVVNRKGFIIPLSPRSEPLARGRMLLVGDTAGLADPITAEGLTYAIQSGLGAGKAVSQAFEHPEEVVKIYLTQTIQPILNELRIARLLAKVIYHPNTMLRNIVFKHYGNRLCTGMADLISGTRDYASSLEKHPFLKKVIKKLPHKQQIDNV, from the coding sequence ATATCGCTTGCTATTCAGTCTTTTATTGACCAAACTAAAACAATGCAAAAGTTTGATGTTATTATCATTGGCGCAGGACCTGCTGGGGCTATGGCTGCAATCGAGGTTGCAAAACAAGGTCTCAGTGTTGCAGTCCTTGAAAAACTTATTTTACCCCGTAGAAAAGTATGCGCCGGAGGTTTGGTAAAACGCGCAGTCAAACTTATCCCAAGTGAAATTAAGTACCCCATTGAACAGCAGTGCCATACAATCACCATGAAGGCTAAACACCTCAATATGCAATTTGTAGAAACACAAAAAGATTTGGTAACCATGGTTTGCCGTTCATCATTTGATGAAGCACTGATTAAACATGCTAGCGGTTTAGGTGTGCAAGTTTGGGACAATACAAACGTACTTCATATTACCCCAACTCAAAATAACATCATATTGGAAAGTAACCAAGGTGTATTCTCAAGCCAATACCTCATATTTGCAGAGGGCGCAATGGCAAAACTTAGCAACCAGTTTTGGAAAGATAACCGCATATTGCTACCATCGTTAGAAGCTGATGTTTACGCTTCAGACAAACAACTCAAAGCACATCAAAATGCTATGTTTGATTTTAGTGTCATACGTGGTGGTTATGCCTGGGTATTCCCCAAAGGAAACCACCTGTCTATTGGTTTAGCTGTTATGAACAAAACATGCAAAACACAACTGCAACAAGCCTTTGATGGTTATTTACAAACACTTGGTTTGACAGGTGCAAAGGTTGTAAACCGAAAAGGTTTTATCATTCCTTTATCTCCACGTTCTGAGCCTCTTGCCCGAGGGCGTATGTTATTGGTTGGTGATACCGCAGGTTTGGCAGACCCCATCACAGCTGAAGGTTTAACCTATGCTATTCAAAGTGGTCTTGGCGCAGGCAAAGCTGTTTCACAAGCATTTGAACATCCCGAAGAAGTTGTTAAAATATATCTAACACAAACAATTCAACCTATTTTAAATGAACTTCGTATTGCCCGTTTATTAGCAAAAGTTATATATCATCCGAATACAATGTTACGTAACATTGTATTTAAGCACTATGGTAATCGTTTGTGTACTGGCATGGCAGATTTAATCTCAGGTACACGGGACTATGCATCTAGCTTAGAAAAACATCCATTCTTAAAGAAAGTTATAAAAAAACTTCCGCATAAGCAGCAAATAGACAACGTTTAA
- the recO gene encoding DNA repair protein RecO yields MAEQRDHALLLRSIAYSDSSLILHCLTQQHGRISLMARGARRANSPFRAALMPLHALQLRWKEPRTGTMGTLLEVQRFTTLLPEPMMLAGQTLLATASTLFPDGVSNGYAELNQACALLSERPEDAGLCAATWAMLEQSGWTGDLNHCWHCVEPVDLNHDMYWRQGHLLCANCAKANGFKLHSGFRKTIAAFMLQPNVALNHEHITLWKLMIKDVFKTHQMRDSVE; encoded by the coding sequence ATGGCAGAACAAAGGGACCACGCCCTTTTATTACGCAGTATTGCTTATAGCGATTCCTCATTGATTTTGCACTGCTTAACACAGCAGCATGGGCGTATAAGTCTTATGGCGCGTGGTGCAAGGCGAGCCAATAGTCCTTTTCGGGCAGCTTTAATGCCTTTACATGCCCTACAGCTGCGTTGGAAAGAACCTCGAACTGGCACCATGGGGACATTACTTGAAGTACAACGCTTCACCACGCTGCTTCCAGAGCCTATGATGCTGGCAGGGCAAACATTGTTAGCCACCGCATCCACCCTTTTCCCTGATGGGGTAAGCAATGGTTATGCAGAACTAAATCAAGCCTGTGCCCTACTCTCAGAGCGCCCTGAAGATGCTGGTTTATGTGCAGCAACTTGGGCTATGCTAGAACAATCAGGCTGGACTGGCGACTTAAACCATTGTTGGCACTGTGTAGAACCTGTTGACCTTAATCATGATATGTATTGGCGACAAGGACACTTATTGTGCGCAAATTGTGCCAAAGCAAATGGTTTTAAGCTTCACTCAGGATTTCGTAAAACCATTGCAGCTTTTATGCTTCAGCCCAATGTGGCATTGAATCATGAGCATATTACATTGTGGAAATTGATGATAAAAGATGTATTTAAAACCCATCAAATGCGTGATTCAGTCGAGTAA
- the istB gene encoding IS21-like element helper ATPase IstB: protein MSVQQVKQKMVQLGLHGMEQSFENQMRLPNFRELSFEDRIAIMLDNEETWRENKRLERLLRSAKLREQACMEDIDYNPKRGLDKSALASLSTCDWIDRGQNMIITGATGAGKTWLACALGNQACRKGLKTKFYRIPLLLEELADSHKDLTFARKLNQIAKLDLLILDDFGLTKFDASARRELLEVAECRSGLKSTIITTQLPVEKWHDCLSSGNPTAADAIIDRLTGSSHRIVLKGDSMRTRKV, encoded by the coding sequence ATGAGCGTACAACAAGTAAAACAAAAAATGGTTCAACTAGGGCTTCATGGGATGGAACAATCCTTTGAAAATCAAATGAGGTTACCAAACTTTCGAGAACTCTCTTTCGAAGACCGAATTGCAATCATGCTGGACAATGAGGAAACATGGCGAGAAAACAAGCGCCTTGAGCGCCTATTAAGATCTGCCAAGCTTAGAGAGCAAGCGTGCATGGAAGATATAGACTACAACCCAAAGCGTGGCTTGGATAAATCAGCTCTTGCATCGTTGAGTACATGTGACTGGATTGATAGAGGTCAAAACATGATTATTACAGGCGCGACAGGTGCTGGTAAAACTTGGTTAGCTTGTGCACTCGGAAATCAAGCCTGCAGAAAAGGATTGAAAACGAAATTTTATCGCATTCCCTTACTCTTAGAAGAGCTAGCTGATTCACATAAAGACCTCACCTTTGCTAGGAAACTTAATCAAATTGCAAAACTTGATTTACTGATTCTAGATGATTTTGGGCTTACTAAATTTGATGCATCTGCTCGGCGCGAGTTACTTGAAGTTGCAGAATGTCGAAGCGGGCTTAAATCAACAATTATTACCACACAGTTGCCCGTTGAGAAGTGGCATGATTGCTTGAGCTCAGGAAACCCTACAGCAGCAGATGCAATTATTGATAGGCTCACAGGAAGCTCTCACCGAATTGTGTTAAAAGGCGATTCAATGCGAACTCGAAAGGTGTAA
- a CDS encoding transposase, which translates to MKKKDKYDPKLVALASELAKHMKTESDISSLSQLLTKLTVETALGAEMEEHLGYGHHERSDTNNHRNGYSRKRLIGDHGEV; encoded by the coding sequence ATGAAGAAGAAAGACAAATATGACCCAAAGTTGGTCGCCTTAGCCAGTGAGTTGGCGAAGCATATGAAGACTGAGTCTGACATATCGAGCCTTAGTCAGCTATTAACGAAACTCACGGTTGAAACAGCCCTTGGTGCAGAGATGGAAGAACATCTTGGTTATGGTCATCATGAGCGTAGCGATACAAATAACCATCGTAATGGTTATTCCCGCAAGCGTTTAATTGGTGATCATGGTGAAGTT